One genomic window of Leptotrichia shahii includes the following:
- a CDS encoding lysophospholipid acyltransferase family protein produces the protein MKYKVSEKISGFFVILIKKLLSIFSLKIRYKIFEGFGIFAYHLIKKRRLLAINNIKNAFPEKDEKEVVKIAKESYKTMGKMIMTSIFLKEITKDGNTVVENEELMRKACENNEKAVLIVSLHLGGFEAGSKMSNIRKFYAVFRNQKNKKINSLMTKWRKEGGLNSLPLHNNEVLSTAINEKSIIALASDHYGKDVNVTFFGRETTGVAGPVLLSMKHKIPIVLAYAIFDGDVVRVINKKIIQIEKQKKLKETMQFNMQKIYNEFEEIIREYPGQYMWQHNRWRNKKRIN, from the coding sequence ATGAAATATAAAGTAAGTGAGAAAATAAGTGGATTTTTTGTAATTCTGATAAAAAAATTGTTGTCGATTTTTTCTCTTAAAATTAGGTATAAAATTTTTGAGGGTTTTGGAATTTTTGCATATCATCTTATAAAAAAGAGACGATTACTTGCGATAAATAATATAAAAAATGCTTTTCCTGAAAAAGATGAAAAGGAAGTTGTGAAAATTGCAAAAGAGTCATACAAGACAATGGGAAAAATGATAATGACTTCGATTTTCCTGAAGGAAATTACAAAAGATGGGAATACTGTTGTAGAAAATGAAGAGCTAATGAGGAAAGCTTGTGAAAATAATGAAAAGGCAGTTTTAATAGTGTCGCTTCATTTAGGAGGATTTGAAGCGGGGAGTAAAATGAGTAATATTAGAAAATTTTATGCCGTTTTTAGAAATCAGAAAAATAAAAAAATTAATAGCTTGATGACAAAGTGGCGAAAAGAAGGTGGATTAAATTCATTACCTCTGCATAATAATGAGGTACTTAGTACAGCGATAAATGAAAAATCAATTATTGCACTTGCTTCAGATCATTATGGAAAAGATGTGAACGTGACATTCTTTGGAAGGGAAACGACAGGAGTAGCAGGACCTGTGCTGCTTTCGATGAAACATAAGATACCAATAGTTTTGGCTTATGCAATATTTGATGGAGATGTTGTTCGAGTTATAAATAAAAAGATTATTCAAATTGAAAAGCAAAAGAAATTAAAGGAAACAATGCAGTTTAATATGCAAAAAATTTATAATGAATTTGAAGAAATTATAAGAGAATATCCAGGGCAGTATATGTGGCAGCATAATAGATGGAGAAATAAGAAAAGAATAAATTAA
- a CDS encoding TIGR00282 family metallophosphoesterase — protein MKFLIIGDVVGRPGRNTLFKYLEKRRQNYDFIIVNGENSAGGFGINVKIAKEMFERGADVITLGNHSWDKREIYSYINEQKNLIRPINFTKEAPGNGYTIVEKNGIKVAVINAQCKVFMPPIACPFLAVEEVLPKIKEETDIIVLDFHGEATSEKQAMGWNLTGRVSAVYGTHTHTQTADERILPGGTAYISDIGMTGGHDGILGMNRRESIQRFKDGMPTRYSVCEENLRINGIELEVNEKTGKAVSIKRVNMGYDEI, from the coding sequence ATGAAATTTTTAATAATTGGAGATGTTGTTGGAAGACCTGGTAGAAATACACTGTTTAAATATTTGGAAAAAAGACGTCAAAATTATGATTTTATTATTGTAAATGGTGAAAATTCTGCTGGTGGATTTGGGATAAATGTAAAGATTGCAAAGGAAATGTTTGAGCGTGGAGCAGATGTTATAACTTTAGGAAATCATAGCTGGGATAAAAGGGAAATTTATTCTTATATTAATGAGCAGAAAAACTTGATTAGACCTATTAATTTTACAAAGGAAGCTCCAGGAAATGGTTATACAATTGTAGAGAAAAATGGAATAAAAGTGGCAGTCATAAATGCACAATGTAAAGTATTCATGCCACCAATTGCTTGTCCGTTTTTAGCAGTTGAAGAAGTTTTGCCTAAAATAAAGGAAGAAACTGATATTATTGTGCTTGATTTTCATGGAGAAGCTACTTCGGAAAAACAGGCTATGGGATGGAATTTAACTGGGAGAGTATCTGCAGTTTATGGAACTCATACGCATACTCAAACAGCTGATGAAAGAATATTGCCTGGAGGAACAGCTTATATTTCAGATATTGGAATGACTGGAGGTCATGACGGTATTTTGGGAATGAATAGACGGGAAAGTATTCAAAGATTTAAAGATGGAATGCCAACAAGATATTCTGTATGTGAAGAAAATTTAAGAATTAATGGAATTGAACTGGAAGTAAATGAAAAGACGGGAAAAGCAGTTTCTATAAAACGTGTAAATATGGGATACGATGAAATATAA
- a CDS encoding TlpA family protein disulfide reductase yields the protein MKKIILMISILLLFVVSCGTKEFSVDVDGKGKVPDFELKDLNGKSANLGKIMKNGKKTLFIIAAEWCPHCREELPEVQKFYDANKDKINVIVVFTNSNTNLGKTQTYVKNNEYTFPAYYDEDGTVTRGFEIDGFPFNLKINNGKVEEKLELPVDFDSMTASFGK from the coding sequence ATGAAAAAAATAATTTTAATGATATCGATACTTTTATTATTTGTAGTATCGTGTGGAACAAAGGAATTTAGTGTTGATGTCGATGGGAAAGGGAAAGTTCCTGACTTTGAATTGAAGGATCTTAATGGTAAAAGTGCTAACCTTGGTAAAATTATGAAAAATGGGAAAAAGACTTTGTTTATTATAGCTGCTGAATGGTGTCCGCATTGCAGGGAAGAATTGCCTGAAGTTCAAAAATTTTATGACGCAAATAAAGATAAAATAAATGTGATTGTAGTATTCACAAATAGTAATACTAATCTTGGAAAAACACAAACTTATGTAAAAAATAATGAATATACTTTCCCAGCTTATTATGATGAAGATGGTACAGTTACTCGTGGATTTGAAATTGATGGATTCCCATTTAATTTAAAAATAAATAATGGAAAAGTTGAAGAAAAACTTGAATTACCAGTTGATTTTGATTCGATGACAGCTTCTTTTGGAAAATAA
- the prmA gene encoding 50S ribosomal protein L11 methyltransferase produces the protein MKWIKVRVDYFSDNLEEAKAKLVNMFNEIGINQVEVIDYFLENELDYNANFSNKNDVWSIIGYIVDNRFANTKLNIIFNNLKEFMENENEFMHEIFTAKCNDEDWQDEWKKYFHTVNITDNIVIKPSWDKYEPSDNEIVVEIDPGLAFGTGTHETTSLCVEFLEKYAQNKKKLLDIGCGSGILMLIGKKLGVEKVVGIDIDEKVNDVVLENFSKNGINDNFQVIIGNLVDDVSEKYDLVVSNILVDVLEKLLEDIEKILEKGATVIFSGILNEKEEAFVKKAKNYNLKQIDRREKNNWVSLVFKYEN, from the coding sequence ATGAAGTGGATAAAAGTAAGAGTAGATTATTTTTCAGATAATTTAGAAGAAGCAAAAGCAAAATTAGTAAATATGTTTAATGAAATTGGAATCAATCAAGTTGAAGTCATTGATTATTTTTTAGAAAATGAACTTGACTATAATGCTAATTTTTCTAATAAAAATGATGTTTGGAGTATCATCGGATATATTGTGGATAATAGATTTGCAAATACAAAATTAAATATTATTTTTAATAATTTAAAAGAATTTATGGAAAATGAAAATGAATTTATGCATGAAATTTTTACAGCTAAATGCAACGATGAAGACTGGCAAGATGAATGGAAAAAGTATTTTCACACTGTAAACATAACTGATAATATTGTGATAAAGCCCAGCTGGGATAAATATGAGCCGTCTGATAACGAAATTGTAGTTGAGATTGATCCTGGACTTGCCTTTGGGACTGGAACACATGAAACGACTTCACTTTGTGTAGAATTTTTGGAAAAATATGCCCAAAATAAGAAAAAATTGCTTGATATTGGATGCGGTTCTGGAATTTTGATGTTAATTGGGAAAAAATTAGGTGTAGAAAAGGTTGTTGGAATTGATATTGATGAAAAAGTAAATGATGTCGTGCTGGAAAATTTTTCTAAAAATGGAATAAATGATAATTTTCAAGTGATAATCGGAAATCTTGTAGATGACGTAAGTGAAAAGTATGATTTAGTTGTTTCAAATATTCTGGTGGATGTCTTGGAAAAACTGCTTGAGGATATAGAAAAGATTTTAGAAAAAGGGGCAACGGTTATTTTTTCTGGGATTTTGAATGAAAAAGAAGAGGCATTTGTGAAAAAGGCTAAAAATTATAATTTGAAACAAATTGATAGACGAGAGAAGAATAATTGGGTATCACTTGTTTTTAAATATGAAAATTAG
- the rny gene encoding ribonuclease Y has product MSISITILLIVIFSFLTFFIAYFFGSSIFKKKYGDLNELELKIVDAKRRLETSKKEVEREIESFRKEETLKVKEELLNEKKIADDEIKKMKSELAIKEERIAKKEETLETKMERLEEKEAKSDKHREKLFRREKELEEMIASEEKELERISELTQEDARKIILTKLENELDHDKAVLIRDYEYNLDREKDRIAKRIISTAIGKASADYVVDSTISVIQLPSEEMKGRIIGREGRNIRAIEAATGVDLIIDDTPEAVVLSSFDGVRREVAKIALEKLISDGRIHPTKIEEVVAKAQHEVDESILDAAEQAILEVGIPTLPREVLKVFGRLKFRTSFGQNILQHSIEVAHIAATLAAEIGANIDIAKRAALLHDIGKAFSHEQEGSHAINGGEFLRKFSKESEIVINAVESHHNEVEQLSIEAVIVQAADSISASRPGARRETLSNYLKRLEQLEEIANSHEGIESSYAIQAGRELRLIVHPDNVDDDKATILARDVAKEIEEKMQYPGQIKVTVIRETRAVEYAK; this is encoded by the coding sequence ATGAGCATATCAATAACAATTTTGTTGATTGTTATTTTTTCTTTTTTAACTTTTTTTATAGCTTATTTTTTTGGAAGTTCAATTTTTAAGAAAAAATACGGAGATTTGAACGAACTAGAATTAAAAATCGTTGATGCTAAAAGAAGACTTGAAACATCAAAAAAAGAAGTTGAAAGAGAAATTGAATCGTTTAGGAAAGAAGAGACATTAAAAGTAAAAGAAGAATTGTTAAATGAGAAAAAAATAGCAGACGACGAAATAAAAAAAATGAAATCAGAGCTTGCCATTAAGGAAGAAAGAATTGCCAAAAAAGAGGAAACATTGGAAACAAAAATGGAACGATTGGAAGAAAAAGAAGCTAAAAGTGATAAACATCGTGAAAAATTATTTCGGAGAGAAAAAGAACTGGAAGAAATGATTGCAAGTGAGGAAAAGGAACTGGAAAGAATTTCTGAATTGACACAAGAAGATGCTAGAAAAATCATTTTAACTAAGCTTGAGAATGAATTAGATCACGATAAAGCTGTGTTAATTAGAGACTATGAGTATAATTTAGACAGGGAAAAAGACAGAATTGCTAAGAGAATTATTTCTACTGCAATTGGAAAGGCTTCTGCTGACTATGTTGTAGATTCCACAATTTCAGTTATTCAGCTGCCAAGTGAAGAAATGAAAGGTAGAATTATTGGGCGTGAAGGAAGAAATATAAGAGCTATTGAAGCGGCGACTGGAGTTGACCTGATAATTGACGATACTCCTGAGGCAGTTGTGTTATCTTCGTTTGATGGCGTAAGAAGAGAAGTGGCTAAAATTGCACTTGAAAAATTAATCTCAGACGGACGTATTCATCCAACAAAAATAGAAGAAGTTGTAGCAAAAGCACAGCATGAAGTAGATGAAAGCATATTAGATGCTGCGGAACAGGCTATTTTAGAAGTGGGAATTCCAACATTACCACGTGAAGTTTTAAAAGTATTTGGACGCTTGAAATTTAGAACATCTTTTGGACAAAATATTTTACAGCATTCAATAGAAGTTGCACATATAGCGGCAACACTAGCTGCAGAAATTGGTGCAAATATTGATATAGCCAAAAGAGCTGCATTATTGCACGATATAGGTAAGGCTTTTTCACATGAACAGGAAGGTTCACATGCTATAAATGGTGGAGAGTTTTTGAGAAAATTTTCTAAAGAAAGTGAAATTGTGATAAATGCAGTAGAATCACATCATAATGAAGTTGAGCAGTTAAGTATTGAAGCGGTAATAGTACAGGCTGCAGATTCAATTTCAGCTTCAAGACCAGGAGCAAGACGTGAAACATTATCAAATTACTTAAAACGTCTGGAACAACTAGAAGAAATTGCAAACAGCCATGAAGGAATTGAAAGTTCGTATGCAATTCAAGCTGGAAGAGAGCTAAGATTAATTGTTCATCCAGATAATGTTGATGATGACAAGGCTACAATACTGGCAAGAGATGTAGCAAAAGAAATTGAAGAAAAAATGCAATATCCAGGGCAAATAAAAGTTACAGTTATTAGAGAAACTAGAGCCGTGGAATATGCAAAATAA
- the rpsO gene encoding 30S ribosomal protein S15, protein MALKPKKEIIEAFGKNAQDTGSAEVQVALLTDRISHLTAHLKTHPKDVHSRVGLLKMVGKRRRLLNYIKNRNVDDYRSLIEKLGIRK, encoded by the coding sequence ATGGCATTAAAACCAAAAAAAGAAATTATTGAAGCATTCGGAAAAAATGCTCAAGATACTGGATCTGCAGAAGTTCAAGTTGCACTTCTTACAGATAGAATCAGTCATTTGACTGCTCATTTAAAAACACATCCTAAAGATGTTCACTCAAGAGTAGGATTATTAAAAATGGTTGGTAAAAGAAGAAGATTATTAAACTACATTAAAAATAGAAATGTTGATGATTATAGATCACTAATCGAGAAATTAGGAATCAGAAAATAG